One Clostridium sp. CM027 genomic window carries:
- a CDS encoding 2-hydroxyacyl-CoA dehydratase translates to MKKILHVGLDVGSTTVKIVVLNNQEKIIYSKYQRHFSDIKSTIAELLYEAYNAFSECDITIVVTGSGGLALSKWLNITFIQEVVASTYAIENIIPRTNVAIELGGEDAKIIYFDGGIDQRMNGTCAGGTGAFIDQMASLLQTDAAGLNELAKKYKTIYPIAARCGVFAKTDIQPLLNEGAAKEDIAVSVFQSVVNQTISGLACGRPITGNVAFLGGPLYFLSELRQRFIETLKLSEDQVIFPKDSQLFVALGAAMSSKNEGIISFEELKRQLPKLKEVSSLDVRRLRPLFIDDAELQVFNKRQSKYKAARKELADYTGNCFLGIDAGSTTTKVTLIDEEGAILYSYYGSNEGNPLTVVSKILKHIYTILPSEVIIKNSAVTGYGERLIMAALKVDIGEIETIAHYKAAKFFLPGVDFILDIGGQDMKCLKIKDGVIDSIMLNEACSSGCGSFIETFANSLDMQISDFANVALSAKSPVDLGSRCTVFMNSRVKQAQKEGASIGDISSGLSYSVIKNALLKVIKIRDPKDMGKKIIVQGGTFYNNSVLRAFEIISGREAVRPDIAGLMGAFGAALIAKERAVKGKISTLLSLEQLDSFNVETSMGRCKQCANQCVLTINKFDNEREFITGNRCEKALGKSSKKEEVPNLYDYKYKRIFDYTPLKKEEAFRGVIGIPRVLNIYENYPFWFTFFTNLGFRVEVSQRSSKQVYEMGIATIPSESACYPAKIAHGHIMSLINKGVDTIFYPCIPYEKKEQSGADNHYNCPIVTSYPEVIKNNMDILKERDIKFLNPFISLDNKKKIIDRLAGELASFGIDKREVAMAVKKAWIETEKVKLDIQSKGAEVVQYIRRTGKRGIVLAGRPYHIDPEINHGIPSLITGFDMPVLTEDSVAHLGVVERPLKIVDQWVYHSRLYAAASFVAKEPNIELIQLNSFGCGLDAVTTDQVGEILENSGKIYTSLKIDEGNNLGAARIRIRSLKAALDERDKNGTLPSKTEEINSRIIFTKEMRKNHTILCPQMSPVHFQFVQEAFNSSGYNLEILPSVDTKAVDEGLKYVNNDACYPTIIVVGQIIAALKSGRYEIDNTSVIISQTCGGCRATNYIGFLRKALKEAGFPKIPVISLNAAGLEKNPGLKFTYPMVKKSIMALVYGDLFMRVLYKVRPYEKILGSANLLYEKWVKICKEAVTKGNSREFNNNISSIVADFDNLEIKNISKPQIGLVGEILVKFHPTANNNIIDVIENEGGEAVMPDLTDFFLYCAYDADFKYKYLGKSRTDKVLSNIAIRYIEGFRKCMKSALESSKRFHAPKTIQELAKGASPILSLGNQAGEGWFLTAEMVELIESGTRNIVCMQPFACLPNHVTGKGMIKELKRRYPGSNITAIDYDPGASEVNQINRIKLMMSIAFKNLKSEEEVKIAHQEVASDKKTD, encoded by the coding sequence ATGAAAAAAATATTACATGTTGGATTAGATGTAGGATCTACCACTGTTAAAATAGTAGTGTTAAATAATCAAGAAAAAATAATATATAGTAAGTATCAAAGGCATTTTTCTGATATAAAAAGTACAATAGCCGAGCTTTTATATGAGGCTTATAATGCATTCAGTGAATGCGATATAACTATAGTGGTAACGGGGTCTGGTGGACTAGCCTTATCTAAATGGCTCAATATCACATTTATTCAAGAAGTAGTTGCCAGTACTTATGCTATAGAAAATATTATCCCAAGAACTAATGTGGCTATTGAACTAGGTGGAGAAGATGCAAAGATTATATATTTTGATGGAGGAATAGACCAAAGAATGAATGGTACTTGCGCTGGTGGTACTGGCGCATTTATTGATCAGATGGCATCACTGCTTCAAACGGATGCAGCGGGACTTAATGAACTTGCGAAGAAGTATAAAACTATATACCCAATTGCAGCTAGATGCGGAGTTTTTGCTAAAACTGATATTCAACCCTTATTAAATGAAGGTGCTGCGAAAGAAGATATTGCTGTGTCAGTTTTTCAATCAGTAGTTAATCAAACTATTAGTGGACTTGCTTGCGGTAGACCGATTACGGGAAATGTTGCATTTTTAGGTGGGCCATTATATTTCTTGTCTGAACTACGACAAAGGTTTATTGAGACATTAAAGCTCTCAGAGGATCAAGTTATTTTTCCTAAGGATTCTCAGTTATTTGTTGCGCTAGGGGCTGCTATGTCATCAAAGAATGAGGGCATTATTTCTTTTGAAGAACTAAAGAGGCAGCTTCCAAAGTTAAAGGAAGTATCGAGCCTCGATGTTCGAAGACTTAGGCCTTTATTTATAGATGATGCGGAGCTACAAGTATTTAACAAAAGACAGAGCAAATATAAGGCAGCAAGAAAAGAATTAGCGGATTACACGGGGAATTGTTTTTTGGGAATAGATGCTGGATCTACAACTACCAAAGTTACACTTATAGATGAGGAAGGCGCAATTTTATACTCTTACTATGGAAGTAATGAAGGCAATCCATTGACTGTAGTTAGTAAAATATTAAAACATATATACACTATTTTACCGAGTGAAGTAATCATCAAAAATTCAGCGGTAACAGGTTATGGTGAAAGGCTAATAATGGCTGCATTAAAAGTGGACATTGGAGAAATTGAAACTATAGCTCATTACAAGGCAGCAAAATTCTTTTTGCCAGGAGTAGACTTTATATTAGACATTGGCGGGCAAGACATGAAGTGTTTAAAAATAAAAGATGGGGTAATCGATAGTATAATGCTAAATGAAGCATGTTCTTCTGGTTGTGGTTCTTTTATAGAAACTTTTGCTAATTCTTTAGATATGCAAATATCAGATTTTGCAAATGTAGCCTTGTCTGCTAAAAGCCCAGTGGACTTAGGTTCAAGATGTACTGTGTTTATGAATTCAAGGGTTAAACAGGCTCAGAAGGAAGGCGCCTCTATAGGGGATATATCATCAGGACTTTCTTATTCGGTAATAAAAAATGCACTGCTTAAAGTTATTAAGATAAGAGACCCAAAGGACATGGGTAAGAAAATAATAGTTCAAGGCGGAACATTTTATAACAATTCAGTACTTAGGGCTTTTGAAATTATTTCAGGACGAGAGGCGGTTAGGCCAGATATTGCAGGACTAATGGGTGCATTTGGTGCCGCACTTATTGCAAAGGAAAGAGCAGTAAAAGGCAAAATTTCTACATTGTTATCACTCGAACAATTGGATAGTTTTAATGTAGAAACTTCAATGGGTAGATGCAAGCAATGCGCAAATCAATGCGTTCTTACAATTAATAAATTTGATAATGAAAGGGAATTTATAACTGGTAATCGCTGTGAAAAAGCATTAGGAAAAAGCAGTAAAAAAGAAGAGGTTCCTAATCTCTATGACTATAAGTATAAAAGAATATTTGATTATACTCCATTAAAGAAGGAAGAGGCATTTAGGGGTGTAATAGGCATTCCAAGAGTACTTAACATATATGAAAATTATCCATTTTGGTTTACCTTCTTTACCAATTTAGGATTCAGGGTAGAAGTATCCCAAAGATCTTCTAAACAGGTATATGAAATGGGAATTGCAACTATTCCCTCAGAATCTGCTTGCTATCCGGCTAAAATAGCACATGGGCATATAATGAGTCTTATAAATAAGGGGGTAGACACTATATTCTATCCTTGTATTCCATATGAAAAAAAGGAGCAATCAGGCGCGGATAATCATTATAACTGTCCTATAGTAACTTCATATCCTGAGGTAATAAAAAATAATATGGATATTTTGAAGGAACGAGATATTAAGTTCCTGAATCCTTTTATTTCTTTAGATAATAAGAAAAAAATAATTGATAGATTAGCGGGTGAGCTAGCGAGTTTTGGAATTGATAAAAGAGAAGTTGCTATGGCGGTTAAAAAGGCATGGATCGAAACTGAAAAGGTAAAATTGGATATTCAAAGTAAAGGTGCGGAAGTCGTACAATATATTAGGAGGACCGGAAAAAGGGGTATTGTTTTGGCAGGGAGACCTTATCATATAGACCCAGAAATTAATCATGGAATCCCAAGTTTAATTACGGGATTTGATATGCCCGTGCTTACAGAGGATTCTGTAGCTCATCTAGGTGTTGTTGAAAGACCTTTAAAAATAGTAGATCAATGGGTATATCATTCTAGGTTATACGCAGCGGCGAGTTTTGTAGCAAAAGAGCCCAATATTGAGCTTATTCAGCTAAATTCTTTTGGGTGTGGACTTGATGCAGTTACCACGGACCAAGTTGGAGAAATTTTAGAAAATAGCGGCAAGATATATACAAGCTTAAAAATTGATGAGGGAAATAACTTGGGAGCTGCTAGAATTAGAATTAGATCCTTAAAAGCCGCCCTCGATGAAAGAGACAAGAACGGAACTTTGCCGAGTAAAACTGAGGAAATCAACAGTAGAATTATTTTCACCAAGGAAATGAGAAAAAATCACACGATTTTATGCCCACAAATGTCTCCGGTGCATTTTCAATTTGTACAGGAAGCTTTTAATTCATCAGGATACAATTTAGAAATTTTACCTTCGGTAGATACTAAAGCTGTAGATGAAGGCTTAAAATATGTAAATAATGACGCTTGTTATCCAACAATAATTGTAGTAGGACAAATAATTGCTGCTTTAAAATCAGGTAGATATGAAATAGATAATACCTCCGTTATAATTTCTCAAACCTGTGGAGGATGTAGAGCTACAAATTATATTGGATTCCTTAGGAAAGCCTTGAAGGAAGCGGGGTTTCCAAAGATTCCAGTAATATCCTTAAATGCTGCTGGTCTTGAGAAAAATCCGGGTTTAAAATTCACATATCCAATGGTTAAAAAATCGATAATGGCTTTAGTGTACGGAGATTTGTTTATGAGGGTACTATACAAGGTTAGACCTTATGAGAAGATACTAGGCTCAGCTAATTTACTTTATGAAAAATGGGTGAAAATATGTAAAGAAGCCGTGACAAAAGGTAATAGTCGCGAGTTTAATAATAATATATCCTCTATAGTAGCTGATTTTGACAATCTAGAAATCAAAAACATTTCGAAACCTCAGATAGGTCTAGTAGGAGAGATTTTAGTTAAGTTCCATCCTACAGCTAACAATAATATTATAGATGTTATTGAAAATGAAGGTGGGGAGGCAGTTATGCCGGATTTAACGGACTTTTTCTTATACTGTGCATATGATGCTGACTTTAAATATAAGTATTTGGGTAAGAGTAGGACTGATAAAGTACTAAGTAACATAGCGATTCGATATATAGAAGGTTTCAGAAAATGTATGAAATCAGCTTTAGAAAGTAGTAAAAGATTTCACGCACCTAAAACTATACAGGAATTAGCGAAAGGAGCATCACCTATTTTATCACTAGGTAATCAGGCAGGTGAAGGATGGTTTCTTACTGCTGAAATGGTTGAGCTTATTGAAAGTGGAACAAGAAACATAGTGTGTATGCAACCTTTTGCTTGTCTTCCAAATCATGTAACAGGTAAAGGAATGATTAAAGAATTAAAGCGGAGGTATCCAGGCTCTAATATAACCGCTATAGATTATGACCCGGGTGCAAGTGAAGTAAATCAAATTAATAGAATAAAGCTTATGATGTCCATTGCTTTTAAAAACCTTAAGAGTGAGGAAGAAGTTAAAATTGCGCACCAAGAAGTAGCTAGTGATAAAAAAACAGATTAA
- a CDS encoding PadR family transcriptional regulator: MKKTRYVLLGLLQEEELSGYEMKKIIDIRMSFFWQESFGQIYPELRKMTEEGLIEFSNNESNGKIKREKIRYKVTPEGEKEIRQWMEADNEKDTSRSEFLLKMFLSNEKNVEEMRKHIIRFKEQSEQKLELFNLFDVQLNRDIEIHNNHKHILYVLNLGIRQAKLYIDWSKEILEHLEKGE, translated from the coding sequence GTGAAAAAAACAAGGTATGTATTACTTGGACTTCTTCAGGAAGAAGAGCTAAGCGGATATGAAATGAAAAAAATTATAGATATACGAATGTCATTCTTCTGGCAGGAGAGTTTTGGGCAAATATATCCAGAACTTAGAAAGATGACAGAAGAAGGATTAATTGAGTTTTCTAACAACGAATCAAACGGAAAAATAAAACGTGAAAAAATAAGATATAAAGTGACTCCCGAAGGGGAAAAAGAGATAAGGCAATGGATGGAAGCAGATAATGAAAAAGACACTTCTAGAAGTGAATTCCTTTTAAAAATGTTTTTATCAAATGAGAAAAATGTGGAGGAAATGCGAAAACATATTATTCGGTTTAAAGAACAATCAGAACAAAAGTTGGAATTATTTAATTTGTTTGATGTGCAGTTAAATAGAGACATAGAAATACATAATAATCATAAGCATATACTTTATGTATTAAATCTAGGCATACGTCAGGCAAAGTTATATATTGATTGGAGTAAGGAAATCTTAGAACATTTGGAGAAGGGAGAATAA
- a CDS encoding helix-turn-helix transcriptional regulator, translating to MRVINHIREIRQEKMITQVKMAEDLQVTRQTINAIEKNKYNPSLELALKLIQYFDVPIEELFYLGKSKGE from the coding sequence ATGAGGGTGATAAATCATATTCGTGAAATTCGTCAAGAAAAGATGATAACACAAGTTAAAATGGCAGAAGATTTACAAGTTACGAGGCAAACTATAAATGCAATTGAGAAAAATAAATATAATCCCAGTTTGGAGTTAGCACTAAAATTAATACAGTATTTTGATGTGCCAATTGAGGAATTATTTTATTTAGGAAAATCAAAGGGGGAATAA
- a CDS encoding IS3 family transposase, which produces MTDGECSSKKNPRDRKKAILSEARYEDTYLAIQELSNKDKFPITELCIIGGVSHSAYYKWLHREKSNRVLKNEELLKLICELYEEKDGILGYRQMTIKIRREYNKKVNYKRIYRLMQILGLKSVCRKKRYNYIKSTPEVTAENILDRNFKAEQVNKKWLTDVTEFKYGRSGQKAYLSAIFDLGDRSIVSYVIGHSNNNQLVYQTFNLAVKVYPDAKPIFHSDRGFQYTSKIFKEKLKKAGMIQSMSRVGHCIDNGPMEGFWGILKTEMYYLHKFEDYESLKKSIEDYIEYYNNRRYQKRLKCMTPMEYQRYLLGNAA; this is translated from the coding sequence ATTACGGATGGAGAATGCTCTTCTAAAAAAAATCCAAGAGATAGAAAGAAGGCGATATTAAGCGAAGCTAGATACGAAGATACTTATCTTGCAATCCAAGAATTATCTAACAAAGATAAATTTCCTATAACTGAGTTGTGCATTATAGGCGGCGTTAGCCATTCTGCATATTATAAATGGCTACACAGAGAAAAAAGTAACCGAGTATTGAAAAACGAAGAATTATTAAAGCTTATTTGTGAGTTATATGAGGAAAAAGACGGTATCTTAGGCTATCGCCAGATGACGATTAAAATCCGTAGAGAATATAATAAAAAAGTTAATTATAAACGAATTTATCGTCTGATGCAGATATTAGGATTAAAATCCGTATGCAGAAAAAAAAGATATAATTATATTAAGTCAACTCCTGAAGTTACTGCAGAAAATATTTTGGATAGAAATTTTAAAGCAGAACAAGTCAATAAAAAATGGCTTACAGATGTAACCGAGTTTAAATATGGGAGAAGTGGACAAAAGGCTTATCTAAGTGCAATATTTGATTTAGGTGATAGAAGTATTGTTTCATATGTCATTGGTCATTCTAATAATAACCAATTGGTTTATCAAACCTTTAATCTTGCTGTTAAAGTATACCCTGATGCTAAACCAATATTTCATAGTGACCGAGGTTTCCAGTATACTTCAAAAATATTTAAAGAAAAACTAAAAAAAGCTGGAATGATACAGAGCATGTCGAGGGTTGGGCATTGTATTGATAATGGTCCAATGGAAGGATTTTGGGGAATCTTAAAAACAGAAATGTATTATCTTCATAAATTTGAAGACTATGAAAGCTTAAAGAAATCGATTGAAGACTATATAGAATATTATAATAATAGACGTTATCAAAAACGTTTAAAGTGCATGACACCAATGGAATATCAGCGATATCTATTAGGTAATGCAGCATAA
- a CDS encoding helix-turn-helix domain-containing protein, translating to MGRKSTISDQQKIKAVTSYLNGKASMLSLCNKLQVHKSSFQKWVIRYKSEGEAGLKHSSKNTSYTAKIKINIVKEYLDGHGSLNDLCIKYHISSNTVLCNWIKKYNGHENIKSSGTGGKIIMTKGRKTSYIERIEIIKYCIENNNSYNKTVEKYKVSYPQIYTWMKKYNQFGIEGLLDRRGKPKAEELMTEDEKLKAQYKLLEAQNRRLRMENALLKKIQEIERRRY from the coding sequence ATGGGAAGAAAATCAACTATATCAGACCAACAAAAAATTAAGGCTGTAACATCATATTTAAATGGAAAAGCTAGTATGTTAAGTTTATGCAACAAACTTCAAGTACATAAGAGTTCTTTTCAAAAATGGGTAATACGATATAAATCAGAAGGTGAAGCTGGGTTAAAACATTCTAGCAAAAATACTTCTTATACTGCCAAAATCAAGATTAACATTGTAAAAGAATATCTTGATGGGCATGGCTCACTGAATGATTTATGCATTAAGTATCATATTTCGTCAAATACAGTTTTATGCAATTGGATAAAGAAGTATAATGGTCATGAAAACATAAAATCTTCTGGAACAGGAGGAAAAATAATCATGACCAAAGGACGCAAAACTTCTTATATTGAACGCATTGAAATCATAAAGTACTGTATTGAAAACAATAACAGTTATAATAAAACTGTTGAAAAATATAAGGTATCTTATCCTCAGATTTATACCTGGATGAAGAAGTATAATCAGTTTGGTATTGAAGGGCTTTTGGACCGACGTGGAAAGCCAAAGGCTGAAGAGTTAATGACAGAAGATGAAAAGCTAAAAGCTCAATACAAGCTTTTAGAAGCACAAAATAGAAGATTACGGATGGAGAATGCTCTTCTAAAAAAAATCCAAGAGATAGAAAGAAGGCGATATTAA